Genomic window (Enterobacteriaceae bacterium 4M9):
GGCGAAGATGTTTTTCCTGAAAAAGAGGGATTTGAGCGGGTCTTTATTAATGCCCGGAATGAAAATATTTACAGGCATTTCTGGCACCTGCGTCAATACCGCAACAGGTTTGTCTTGTATCAGCGAGGGGATACCGCGGCTTTACTCATGAGATGCATCAGCGAGTGTCGGGCGCAGCTTGATGAAATCGACCGCCAGCTAGTCCATGAAGACCCAACGGTTAACGCAACGGGCGCAGTGCAGCCGTGACACTCTGCCACGGTTTTGTGCCAAAGAGACAATATTCCCATAGCGCAACACGATAAAAGCGAGGAGTGGACCTGTTCCCCTCCTCGCTTTTTTACCACACACCACGCATTACACCGCCAGCATCTCGTGATGCGCCGTGGCCTGGAAGTTGCGGCGAAAGTAGATAAGCCCGTGGCCGTCCTGCGCCACCACAATATGGCGAATGGTCAGCAGATAAATCTGGTGTGTACCCACGGAACTAATCTGGTCAATGTCTCCTTCCAGGCTCGCCAGCGCATGGCGCAGCACCGGCTGACCCCACTCTCCCTGGTGCCAGCCTTCCAGCATAAAACGCTGCGCCATTTCCACATCGGTCATGCCGGCAAAGTGGCGCGCCATTTGCTCCTGCTCATGGTTAAGCACGTTCACACACAGTCGCCCGTTGCGCTCAAACACGGCGTTCATGGCACTTTTGCGGTTAATGCACACCATCAGCGTTGGCGGTGTATCGGTCACCGAGCAGACGGCTGTCGCGGTGATACCGCACTGCCCGGCCTCTCCGGCGCTGGTGACGATATTTACCGCTGCGGGTAAACTCGCCATCGCGTCGCGAAACAGTAAGCGATGTTTTTCTTCATTCATCACAGGCACCTCCCGTTACTTCAAAATACGGTCAAGCTGATTGATATCCTGGCCGCTGTGCAGATAGGGCACTTTCCAGCCATCGCGGTCGTAGTCCGCGAGACAGCGATCAACCATCGCCATCATGCTGTTCATATTGCCGCTGCCCTGGGCGTGACGCAGACACTGCAAACGCACTTCATCCTGGCTGCCAGCATAGTTGATCTCATACAGTTCGTGGCGCCCGCCAAACTCACTGCCGATAGCGTCCCACATCAGTTTGAGGATCTTAATGCGCTGTTCGTGATCCATGCCGTTAGAGCCGCGCACGTACTGGGCGAGATAGCGGTCGATTTCCGGATTATTAAGATCACGCACGCTCGACGGCAGATAGATAAGCCCGCTGGTCACGTTGCTTTCAATAATGTTTTTGATTTTGCTGTAGGCCATCGGCGCCATCACGCGATAGGTCTGCATCGCCTGCATATCCGGCAGCCACGCGCCGTTTTTCCAGGCGTGCGCCTCGGCCCACATCGCATCACTGAGCGACCAGAACAGGTTGCGCCAGGCCACCACTTCACCGAGCGCCGCCTGCACGCCGCGAAACTCCAGCACGCCCGTGCACTCCAGGCTTTTTTGCAGCAGCGCGGTAACAAAATCGAGCTTTACCGCCAGGCGCACGCAGGCCTGCATGGGATACAGGCGCGCAAAGCCTGCCTCCACGCTCCAGCGGCGGCAGCGGTCAAAATCACGGTAGATAAGCACGTTTTCCCAGGGGATCAGCACCTTATCCAGCACCAGAATGGCGTCATTTTCATCAAAACGGCTGGAGAGCGGGTAATCAAACGGTGTGCCTGTCGCCCCCGCCACCAGCTCGTAAGAGGCACGGGAAATCAGTTTCACGCCGTCGGCGTCCATCGGGGCAACGAACATCAGCGCGAAGTTGGGATCGTCGCCCATCACCTGGGCCGAACCAAAGCCGATAAAGTTGTAATGGGTAAGCGCTGAGTTGGTCGCCACCACTTTCGCACCGCTCACGATTATCCCGGCATCGGTTTCTTTCTCAACCTGCACGTAAACGTCTTTTACTTCATCGGCAGGCTTATGGCGGTCAATCGGCGGGTTAACGATAGCGTGGTTAAAATACAACCCCGCTTCCTGAATGCGTTTGTACCAGTGGCGTGCGTTATCGGCGTAGTCGCCGTAAAACTCCGGGTTTGCGCCAAGCGAGCAGGCAAACGCCGCTTTGTAGTCCGGAGTACGCCCCATCCAGCCGTAGTTGAGACGTGACCAGTCGGCAATGCTATCGCGCTGCTGGCGAATTTCGTCAGCTGAACGCGCAAACCGGAACGTGCGGTGGGTGTAACCGCCGTTGCCAGTATCGGTTTGCCAGCACAGACGGTCGTGGCTGTCTGGCGCGTGTAGCGCGTCGTACAACCCGGCAATGGAGCCTGCGGCATTGCGAAACGCCGGATGCGTTGTAACATCCTTTACCCGTTCGCCGTAAATATAGATACCACGTCCGTCTTGCAGACTTTTTAAGTACTCTTCCCCGGTAAACGGACGGTTGGCAGCAGCGCGATGGTCTTCTGGTTTCATGTTGTCTGGCCTCGTAGTGGGTACATGATTGTTATTAATTTGTTTTGCTTTCGTTAATTATTTAAGTAGGTATCGGGCAAACCCGGAAGAGACTTTTCAGGCGTTCGCAGGTACTTTTTCCTGGCAATATGGATGTGAGTAGAAAAGTGCGAGCGGGATCAAATCAAGGGCCAGGGCATCACCAGAAATGGCATGCGTTTTATCTCAGGAACAACGCTGCCTGTTTCTATTCGCAACGCGCAGACTGGCCGGATAAGGTACTAACCCGCGCTAATCAGCGAGCCGGATTGCTCCGGCGAAACGAGACAGGACAACCTTGCCGGAAGGCAGGCTGGATAACGTCAAAGACGTCAGGGCAAGCCGTGTCATTCCCCATCAAGCGGGGCGCTACCTGGAAGTGGGCGTACCATGGCACGTTGTTTTTGCAGCGGGACTGGGGAGTTTGCACCGGGCGACAGTGGCCCCGGTTACTCGTTCATCTGCGGGGAAACTTCATTTTCGCCGGGCTTTCAGTGAACGCAACATTCCACCTGATTGCATAATTATTACGGTGGACAGCACATCTTACCGCCCCCGATATTGCGTCGGTGAGCAGCCTTCCATTCGGTTAAAAAAACGCGCGAAATAGGCCGGATCTTTATATCCCAGCGTCAGTGCAATCTGATTCACGCTGTGGGAGCTAAAGCGCAACATCCGCTTTGCCTCACGCGATACCCGCTCCAGAACTATCTGTTTAGGCGACTGGTTAGCAAAGCGTCGGCACATTTCGCTCAGGCGTGACTCGCTGACGTTCAGCCTGCGCGCATACTCCGGCACCGCCAGGTGGCAATGAAAATTTTCATCAACCAGGCGATTAAAGTTCTGGAACAGGTTCATTTCACCCCGCACATTACAGGCCGCCTGGTCGTCCGGCAGCGCCATGCGCAGCAGCAGCGTGAAAATAGCCTCCGTCATGGCGTTAAGCAGGATCTCGCGCCCGTGATTCTGGTTATGAAATTCGTCGGCCACCAGCGGCCAGTAGTGTTCAAGCGCAACCAGCGTTTGCGGGGAAGACTCCAGAGACAGGCAAAAGCCTTGCGTGTTAACCAACTCACCACTGGCAGGCCACAGTTTGCCCACCAGTGACCAGACCAGTTCCTGACGCACCGTCAGCACGTGTCCGTCACTCTCAGGCCCGGTAAAGAACGCGTGCGGCACCGACGGCGGCGTCAGCACAAACAGCGGCGCTTTAACCGCATAGAAGCGGTCATCAAGCTGCATAGTGATACGCCCGGTGGCAAGATAGTGCAGTTGAAAGTATTTGTCGTGCCAGTGTGGATGCATATCGCGGCCAAAGAACGCCGCCAGCCGTGAAAACGTTTCATAATGCACATCGTCACTGGCGTAGCGTGCATCATATTCGCGGCTGACGTTGATGTTGTCGAACGTGTGGAAAGCGTCGTTGTCCATCGAAGGCATCCTGTCACCGGGCGCACCGAAGGCGCATGCAATGACCCGCCGTCGCGGGAACCACGGCCCCATGGCCGGATACTCGCGACACCGGGAGTGTAAAGAGTCCGTTCAGATGACACCTGGTCAGGCAGGTTGTGAGTCCATCAACATGCTGTTCAGCCAGGTGGCCTGGGTCATTCCAGCCTGTCTGTAGCCGTACGCTGCCAGCGCACGGCCAAACCTCAGTACGCCGATTTCTCGCTGTGCACGGCGGGCGTGGGCAGCGTGGTGAAGCGTGCGGCCAGCGCCTCGGCACTGCGCGCCAGCAACGTGGCGTCAACACCAACGGCCACAAACAGCGCGCCGAGTTCGAGGTAGCGTTTCGCAAGTTGCTCATTGCTCATCAGAATACCCGGCGCTTTACCTGCGGCGAGGATTTTACTTATTGTCGCCTCAATCACCGCCTGGACTTCCGGGTGCGCCGGATTGCCAGCGTAGCCCATATCGGCGCTGAGATCGGCCGGGCCAATAAACACGCCATCCACGCCGTCAACGGCCAGAATCGCATCAAGATTATCCACACCCTGGCGGGTTTCTACCTGTACCAGCAGGCAAATTTGCTCATCGGCACGGTGAATGTAGTCGGCGACGCGGTTCCAGCGCGAGGCACGTGCCAGGGCGCTGCCAACGCCGCGCACGCCGTTGGGTGGATAGCGGCAGGCGCGCACGGCGGCACGCGCATCTTCCGCCGTTTGCACCATCGGGACGAGCAGCGTCTGCGCGCCAATATCCAGCAACTGTTTGATAATCACCGCGTCGTTCCACGGTGGGCGCACCACCGCCTGGGTGTTGTATGACGCAATCGCCTGCAGCTGTGTGAGCACTGAACGCACGTCGTTAGGCGCGTGTTCACCGTCAATCAGCAGCCAGTGGAAGCCCGCGCCCGCTAACAGTTCGGCGCTGTAGCTGTCAGCCAGCCCCAGCCACAGACCAATCTGCGGCTCACGCGCCTTCAGCGCTTGTTTAAACAGGTTGGTGAACATGTCTTCTCCTTACACAAAACGGCAGCTGATGCAGCCCATCGGGCCATAATCCACCTGGAAAGTGTCGCCTTTGCGTGCCGGTACCGGGCGCGTAAACGAGCCACCGAGAATCACCTGCCCTGGCTCCAGCTGCACGTCATGCGGCGCGAGTTTGTTTGCAAGCCAGGCCACGCCGTTGGCCGGATGGTTAAGTACTGCCGCCGCCACGCCGGACTCTTCTATCACGCCGTTGCGGTACAGCAGCGCTGAAATCCAGCGCAGATCCAGCGCATCCGGGCGAATGGGCCGCCCGCCCATCACAACCCCTGCGTTAGCCGCGTTGTCAGAAATGGTGTCAAACACCTTGCGCGGCGCTTTCGTTTCTGGGTCAAGGCTGTGGCAGCGGGCGTCGATAATCTCCAGCGCCGGGATGATGTAGTCTGTGGCGTTATACACGTCAAACAACGTGCAACCGGGGCCGCGCAGCGGTTTGGCGAGAATAAACGCCAGTTCCACCTCCACGCGCGGCACAATAAAACGGTCAGTCGGAATATCACTGCCGTCGTCAAAAAACATGTCGTCAAGCAGCGTGCCGTAGTCCGGCTCATCAATCTGGGAGCTTGCCTGCATCGCCTTTGAGGTCAGCCCGATTTTGTGGCCCTTAAGCACCCGGCCTTCAGCGATTTTGCTCGCCACCCAGCGCCGCTGAATGGCATAGGCATCCTCAATGGTCATTCCCGGATAGCGACGCGAAAGCTGGGCTATCTGTTCGCGGTCCTTCTCCGCCTGATGCAGCTCTGTGGCAAGGCGCGCAATGGTCTCTTCGTTTAGCATGCTTACTCCTGGCGAAAACGGCTGTGAACGTTGTTCTGTTTAAAATTGAGTACCGGATGCAGTTCCTCGACCGCCAGCGACAGCGCAAGGTAGCGCTCGGCCATCAGTGGCGCGAAGTGCGCCCTGATGCAGGCAAACAGATCTTCCATTATCGGTTTAAGCTGCTCCACGCTGCGCCCGTGGCCAATGCGCAGCGTCATGTGCACAAACGCGTAGTCTGCCGCACCGTCTGCCATCTGCCAGGTATCCACCCAATGGGCGCGGCTGCGGATACCACCGAGTGGAAACAGCCCACTGTCTGCCAGCAGTTGGTTAACCTGCCTGAACAGCGCGGGTAGCCGTGCCTGCTCACGAATATTTTCCGTGCATTCGGTAATAAAATGCGGCATGGCTTATCCCTCCACCGCAGCCGGGCGCGCAGGCATACCGTCGAGCGGAAACACCGCGTTGACCTGGCCGGTGCCGGAGCTTGGGAATAAATCGGTGATAAATTCGACCTGGCCGTGATACTTGTCCCAGCCAAGCAGCCCCAGCAGCATCACGGTATCGTGCATATTGCCTTCGCCGTAGCAGTAGTCGGCATACTCCGGCAGCATGCGGCAGAACTCGGCAAATTTGCCCTCACGCCACAGCTTGACCACCCGCCGGTCCATCTGCTCATCAAACTCCCGCGTCCAGGCGTTCATGCCTTCCTCGGCACGCTGGTCGTCAATAAACCGGTGCGACAACGAGCCGCTTGCCAGCACGGCGACCGTGCCGTCGTACAGTTCAATGGCACGGCGCACTGCCTCGCCCATACGTCGGCTGTCGGCAAAGTCGTGCACGGTGCAAAAAGCAGAAATTGAGACCACCTTGAATTTTCGGTCGCTGTTCATGTAGCGCATGGGCACCAGCGTGCCGTATTCCAGCGTCAGCGATGCAATGGCGTGGCCACGTGCTCGCACGCCCTGCACCTGCGCCTCTGCGGCAATCAGTTCTCCCAACGCCGGGTTGCCGTCGTACTCGTATTCCATATCGCGGATAAAGTGCGGCAGTTCGTGGCTGGTATAAATGCCTTTAAAATGGTCGTTACAGTTGATGTGATAGGCGCTGTTCACCAGCCAGTGGGTATCGAACACCACAATGGTGTCCACGCCCAGCTCGCGACAGCGGCGGCTGATTTCATAATGACCCTCAATGGCCTCAGCGCGACAGCCGTGATGCTTGCCCGGCAATTCCGACAAATACATGGAAGGGACATGCGTGATTTTTGCCGCCAGTGCTAACTTTCCCATAATCTTGCTCCTTTACACGCCCCATTTCGGGATCGGATGATCGCCAAATGAGATGCAGACGTTTTTCAGCTCTGCGAACACCTCAAAGCTGTACTCTCCGCCTTCACGTCCGGTACCGGAGGCTTTCACCCCGCCAAACGGCTGACGCAGGTCGCGCACGTTCTGGGTGTTTACAAACACCATA
Coding sequences:
- the hpaA gene encoding 4-hydroxyphenylacetate catabolism regulatory protein HpaA, whose protein sequence is MDNDAFHTFDNINVSREYDARYASDDVHYETFSRLAAFFGRDMHPHWHDKYFQLHYLATGRITMQLDDRFYAVKAPLFVLTPPSVPHAFFTGPESDGHVLTVRQELVWSLVGKLWPASGELVNTQGFCLSLESSPQTLVALEHYWPLVADEFHNQNHGREILLNAMTEAIFTLLLRMALPDDQAACNVRGEMNLFQNFNRLVDENFHCHLAVPEYARRLNVSESRLSEMCRRFANQSPKQIVLERVSREAKRMLRFSSHSVNQIALTLGYKDPAYFARFFNRMEGCSPTQYRGR
- the hpaD gene encoding 3,4-dihydroxyphenylacetate 2,3-dioxygenase, which gives rise to MGKLALAAKITHVPSMYLSELPGKHHGCRAEAIEGHYEISRRCRELGVDTIVVFDTHWLVNSAYHINCNDHFKGIYTSHELPHFIRDMEYEYDGNPALGELIAAEAQVQGVRARGHAIASLTLEYGTLVPMRYMNSDRKFKVVSISAFCTVHDFADSRRMGEAVRRAIELYDGTVAVLASGSLSHRFIDDQRAEEGMNAWTREFDEQMDRRVVKLWREGKFAEFCRMLPEYADYCYGEGNMHDTVMLLGLLGWDKYHGQVEFITDLFPSSGTGQVNAVFPLDGMPARPAAVEG
- a CDS encoding 5-carboxymethyl-2-hydroxymuconate Delta-isomerase; the protein is MPHFITECTENIREQARLPALFRQVNQLLADSGLFPLGGIRSRAHWVDTWQMADGAADYAFVHMTLRIGHGRSVEQLKPIMEDLFACIRAHFAPLMAERYLALSLAVEELHPVLNFKQNNVHSRFRQE
- the hpaI gene encoding 4-hydroxy-2-oxoheptanedioate aldolase translates to MFTNLFKQALKAREPQIGLWLGLADSYSAELLAGAGFHWLLIDGEHAPNDVRSVLTQLQAIASYNTQAVVRPPWNDAVIIKQLLDIGAQTLLVPMVQTAEDARAAVRACRYPPNGVRGVGSALARASRWNRVADYIHRADEQICLLVQVETRQGVDNLDAILAVDGVDGVFIGPADLSADMGYAGNPAHPEVQAVIEATISKILAAGKAPGILMSNEQLAKRYLELGALFVAVGVDATLLARSAEALAARFTTLPTPAVHSEKSAY
- the hpaH gene encoding 2-oxo-hepta-3-ene-1,7-dioic acid hydratase, with amino-acid sequence MLNEETIARLATELHQAEKDREQIAQLSRRYPGMTIEDAYAIQRRWVASKIAEGRVLKGHKIGLTSKAMQASSQIDEPDYGTLLDDMFFDDGSDIPTDRFIVPRVEVELAFILAKPLRGPGCTLFDVYNATDYIIPALEIIDARCHSLDPETKAPRKVFDTISDNAANAGVVMGGRPIRPDALDLRWISALLYRNGVIEESGVAAAVLNHPANGVAWLANKLAPHDVQLEPGQVILGGSFTRPVPARKGDTFQVDYGPMGCISCRFV
- the hpaC gene encoding 4-hydroxyphenylacetate 3-monooxygenase, reductase component translates to MNEEKHRLLFRDAMASLPAAVNIVTSAGEAGQCGITATAVCSVTDTPPTLMVCINRKSAMNAVFERNGRLCVNVLNHEQEQMARHFAGMTDVEMAQRFMLEGWHQGEWGQPVLRHALASLEGDIDQISSVGTHQIYLLTIRHIVVAQDGHGLIYFRRNFQATAHHEMLAV
- the hpaB gene encoding 4-hydroxyphenylacetate 3-monooxygenase, oxygenase component; this translates as MKPEDHRAAANRPFTGEEYLKSLQDGRGIYIYGERVKDVTTHPAFRNAAGSIAGLYDALHAPDSHDRLCWQTDTGNGGYTHRTFRFARSADEIRQQRDSIADWSRLNYGWMGRTPDYKAAFACSLGANPEFYGDYADNARHWYKRIQEAGLYFNHAIVNPPIDRHKPADEVKDVYVQVEKETDAGIIVSGAKVVATNSALTHYNFIGFGSAQVMGDDPNFALMFVAPMDADGVKLISRASYELVAGATGTPFDYPLSSRFDENDAILVLDKVLIPWENVLIYRDFDRCRRWSVEAGFARLYPMQACVRLAVKLDFVTALLQKSLECTGVLEFRGVQAALGEVVAWRNLFWSLSDAMWAEAHAWKNGAWLPDMQAMQTYRVMAPMAYSKIKNIIESNVTSGLIYLPSSVRDLNNPEIDRYLAQYVRGSNGMDHEQRIKILKLMWDAIGSEFGGRHELYEINYAGSQDEVRLQCLRHAQGSGNMNSMMAMVDRCLADYDRDGWKVPYLHSGQDINQLDRILK